The genomic DNA GATCACTTTCCAGCCGCTCAGGTCGATGCTCTTGGCCGCTTCCGCCTGCAACAGCATCTGGATGATGGTGGGCACGCAGTGGGAGAAGGTGACCTTCTTGGTGACCAGCAGCTTGAGCAGGGTGGCAGGCTCGTAACGACCCGGGTACACCTGCTGCACGCCCATCAGGGTGGCCATGTAGGGAATGCCCCAGGCATGTACGTGGAACATGGGGGTGATCGGCATGTAGACGTCGTCTTCGTTGAAACGCCCCTGGCCAACACCGGCCATGGAGGAGCGGCCGGCGAAGGTGTGCAGCACCAGCTGACGGTGGGAGAAGTACACGCCCTTGGGCAGGCCGGTGGTGCCGGTGGTGTAGAAGGTGGTGGCGCGGGTGTTTTCGTCCAGCTCCGGGAACTCATAACGAGCTGGTGCCTTGGCCAACAGGTCTTCGTACTCACCGGCGATAGGCAGCGCATCGCTGCTTTTCACGCCATCGTCGTCCAGCAGGATGTAGGTCTTCACCGGCTCGATGCGATCCTTGATGGCTTCCAGGATCGGCAGGAATTCGCTGTTCACCAGGATGGCGTCATCCTCGGCGTGGTTGATGGTGTAGAGCACCTGTTCCGGGCTCAGGCGCACGTTCACGGTGTGCAGCACCGCGCCCATCATGGGGATGGCAAAGAACGCCTCCAGATAACGGTTGGTATCCCAGTCCATCACGGCCACGGTGTCACCGGGCTTGATGCCCTGGGCCGCCAGGGCGCCGGCCAAACGGTGTACCCGCTCTTCAAATTCCCGGTAGGTAAAGTCCCGGTCGCCGTAGGTGATGGTCTGTTCCGGCGCCTTGCGCACGCCGGCTTCGAGAATGCGGTTGATCACCAGCGGCGGCTCCACGGCGGAGGGGGTGCGCTGGATGGTGAGGTTACTGCTCATAGTTGCTCCGTTACCTTGTTATTCTGTCGATATGGGTGGGGCTGGACGCCCATACTCGTGGGTATGTAAGGCGCTCCAGACTGACACAGTCCCCCGCACGGGTCATCCGTTCAGCTGTGCCAAAGGTAACAAAATACTACCCGGTGTAGACGCTGTGTCTAGGGATAAAATTGAAGGAGGCGCAGGGTACACTGCGCCTGGGGCGAACTGCACCGTTGACCACCTCCCGGTGCGGTTCGCCTGAGGCTTTGTGCACCCTACCCATTCTAGGGACGGGTGAGGGTTTTCGGGTCCAGCAGTTTTTCCAGCTCGTCCCGGGACAGGCCCGACTGTTCCTCGGCCACGTCGATCACCGGGCGGCCGCTGGCAAAGGCTTCCTTGGCAATCTTCGCCGCCTTCTCGTAACCAATCACCGGATTCAGGGCGGTGACCAGGATCGGGTTCTTGCCCACGCCCTCGGCCAGACGACCCTCGTTGAAGGTCATGTCGGTGATGGCCCGGTCGGCCAGGTTGCGGCAGCTGTTGGCCAGCCAGGCGGTCATGTCCAGCAGGTTGCTGGCCACCAGCGGCAGCATCACATTGAGCTGGAAGTTGCCGCTCTGGGCCGCCACTGCATTGGCCTGATCCAGCCCCATGACCTGGGCCGCCACCATGGTCACCGATTCGCAGATCACCGGGTTGACCTTGCCGGGCATGATGGAGGAACCGGGCTGGGTGGCCGGCAGCTGCAATTCACCCAGGCCATGGATGGGCCCGGAGTTCATCCAGCGCAGGTCGTTGCTGATCTTCATCAGCACCACTGCCAGCCCACGCAGGGCAGCGGACAGATTCAGCGGCGCATCCAGGGCGCTCTGGGCCACAAAGGGGTGAGGCATGGGCTTGAAGGCCAGCCCGGTTTCGTCCGCCAGTTGCTCCGCAAAGGCAACCGCAAAGTCCGGATGGGCATTGATGCCGCTGCCCACCGCCGTGCCACCCTGGGGAATGGCCAGCAGTTCATCCCGGGCCCGGGCCAGCCGGCTGCTGGCGTCCTGCAATTGCAGCACCCAGGTCTGCAGTTCCTGCTCCACGGTCACCGGCATGGCATCCATCAGGTGGGTGCGGCCGGTCTTGACCAGCTCGCGGCCTTCGCGGGCTCGCAGCCCCAGAGTCGCGATCAGGTGTTCCAGGCCCGGGAGCAATTGCTCGGTGACAGCCAGTACGGCGGACACATGGATAGCGGTGGGAATGGTGTCGTTACTGCTCTGCCCCAGATTCACATCATCGTTGGGATGAATCTCGGCCCCGGCGTCGGCGCACAGGTGGGCAATCACCTCGTTCACGTTCATGTTGGTACTGGTGCCGGAGCCGGTCTGGAAAATATCCACCGGGAACTGATCCAGATGGTGGCCGGCCAGCAGATCATTGCAGGCACCGACAATGGCGGCCTGCTTGTCCGCCGGCAATTGCTCCAGCTTGAGATTGGCCTCCGCCGCACAGCGCTTGATGCGCACCACGGCCAGAATGAAACGCTCCGGTAGCGGGCGACCGCTGATAGGAAAGTTATCCACCGCCCGCTGGGTCTGGGCACCCCAGCGGGCGGCTTTGGGTACCTGCACCTCGCCCAGGGAATCGGTTTCGATACGGGTGTCGGTGTCGTGGCCACTCATGGTTGCCTCCTGGCAATGCATTTTCATCATCATGGCACGGGAAAAATATCAGATCATCCACCCCGCCTTCACCACATCATGGCGTTTCCCCATGGACACTATCGGCATGATCCCAGATTTCGAGTCCTCGCCGGTCGATCCAACCCTGTTTGCTGGCCTGCCCGCCCTCCCCGGTATTTACCGGTTTTTTGGCGAGCAGGACGAGCTGCTCTATGTAGGAAAAAGCATCAACCTGCGGCAACGGGTAAAGAGTCATTTTTCTGCCCGGCATCGGGATAAAAAGGAAGGGCGGCTGTGTTACCTGACCCGTCGCATCGAGCATCAGGTCACCGCCGGGGAGCTGGGCGCCCTGCTGCTGGAAAACCGGGAAATCAAGCAACGCCAGCCAATCTTCAACCGTCGCCAGCGGCGTTACCGCCAGCTGCATAGCTGGCGGCTGGAAACCGATACCCGCGGTTTTCTGGTGCCGTTGTTATACCGGCCGCTGATGGGTAACCATGGCTGGCAACAGGACAGCTATGGCCTGTTTCGCAGCCCCCGACAGGCAAAAGCCATGCTGGACAGCAAAGTGCGCGAGGCCGGCCTTTGCCCGCGGATCTGTGGCCTGGAAGGCAACGGCAAGGGAGCCTGCTTTGCTCACCAATTGGGCCGTTGCCGTGGCGCCTGTTGCGGGAAGGAAGCAGTGGAAAGCCATAACCAGCGGTTGCGGACAACCCTGGAAGATCAGCATATCCAGGCTTGGCCTTACGCGGGAATGCTGGTTATTCGTGAGCAGAACACGCAACAAACTGACTACCATCTGATTGATCAGTGGTGTTATCTCACCACCCTGAAAAATGAGCCGGAACCGACAGCGGCGACCCCGGATGCGGACGCCAGTTTTGATCTGGACAGTTACCGGATGTTGATCCGGTTTCTGAATCAGGGGGTGGAACATTATGTGCTGTCGGCAAACTGTTAAGCGGCCCTAGCGACGCATAGGTCTCACATTCCTGAAATGCAGATCTTCCAGCACATCAAATCCTACCATTAGCCCACCATGTCACAGGCACCGCCATCCTGTTGCGCTGCCTGTCTTTGAGTCTGGCGAGCATGCTCACCTCTATTAAGTTGTTATTGTTTTTGTACAACTACTCAA from Alcanivorax sp. includes the following:
- a CDS encoding fatty acid--CoA ligase, translated to MSSNLTIQRTPSAVEPPLVINRILEAGVRKAPEQTITYGDRDFTYREFEERVHRLAGALAAQGIKPGDTVAVMDWDTNRYLEAFFAIPMMGAVLHTVNVRLSPEQVLYTINHAEDDAILVNSEFLPILEAIKDRIEPVKTYILLDDDGVKSSDALPIAGEYEDLLAKAPARYEFPELDENTRATTFYTTGTTGLPKGVYFSHRQLVLHTFAGRSSMAGVGQGRFNEDDVYMPITPMFHVHAWGIPYMATLMGVQQVYPGRYEPATLLKLLVTKKVTFSHCVPTIIQMLLQAEAAKSIDLSGWKVIIGGSALPKALAMGALERGIDIYTGYGMSETCPLLTLAQLTPELEKADLETQADYRTRTGRPVAMVQLRIVDAEMNDVPHDGKSQGEVVVRAPWLTQGYLHDKEKSEELWAGGWLHTGDVAVMSEDGWLKIVDRIKDVIKTGGEWVSSIDLEGMILQHAGVGECAVVGVPDEKWGERPVALVVKNGDADEEGIKAMMADYADKGIISRYGIPDRVIFVDELPRTSVGKLDKKKMRAEMV
- a CDS encoding GIY-YIG nuclease family protein, which encodes MVASWQCIFIIMAREKYQIIHPAFTTSWRFPMDTIGMIPDFESSPVDPTLFAGLPALPGIYRFFGEQDELLYVGKSINLRQRVKSHFSARHRDKKEGRLCYLTRRIEHQVTAGELGALLLENREIKQRQPIFNRRQRRYRQLHSWRLETDTRGFLVPLLYRPLMGNHGWQQDSYGLFRSPRQAKAMLDSKVREAGLCPRICGLEGNGKGACFAHQLGRCRGACCGKEAVESHNQRLRTTLEDQHIQAWPYAGMLVIREQNTQQTDYHLIDQWCYLTTLKNEPEPTAATPDADASFDLDSYRMLIRFLNQGVEHYVLSANC
- a CDS encoding class II fumarate hydratase, whose product is MSGHDTDTRIETDSLGEVQVPKAARWGAQTQRAVDNFPISGRPLPERFILAVVRIKRCAAEANLKLEQLPADKQAAIVGACNDLLAGHHLDQFPVDIFQTGSGTSTNMNVNEVIAHLCADAGAEIHPNDDVNLGQSSNDTIPTAIHVSAVLAVTEQLLPGLEHLIATLGLRAREGRELVKTGRTHLMDAMPVTVEQELQTWVLQLQDASSRLARARDELLAIPQGGTAVGSGINAHPDFAVAFAEQLADETGLAFKPMPHPFVAQSALDAPLNLSAALRGLAVVLMKISNDLRWMNSGPIHGLGELQLPATQPGSSIMPGKVNPVICESVTMVAAQVMGLDQANAVAAQSGNFQLNVMLPLVASNLLDMTAWLANSCRNLADRAITDMTFNEGRLAEGVGKNPILVTALNPVIGYEKAAKIAKEAFASGRPVIDVAEEQSGLSRDELEKLLDPKTLTRP